A region of Myxococcus stipitatus DSM 14675 DNA encodes the following proteins:
- a CDS encoding PAS domain S-box protein, which translates to MTPSEHNSAERPLEGASRPRASILMVDDHPSNLLALEAILEPLGQELVKATSGEEALKFLLQRDFAVILMDVQMPGLDGFQTATLIKQRERTRTIPIIFLTALSRDAAHIFKGYAHGAVDYLLKPFDPEILRSKVSVFVDLFLKEQQIQRQAALLRQRDREALERQSELRYRRLTESLPEMMWAARADGSFTYANRAGRDYTGIHEEQPLSLSTFLEFVHPVDREEMRVAWELAVRSSQRVEREFRLRRFDGVYRWHLARAVPERDETGHVVGWIAIATDIDDKRRAEEALGRFKMTLDATLDCVLMFSPDSLTLTYANAGAAKQLASSTDELVGLSVLEVESAFDEAGFRKLLAPLVSGTLPSQTYSTTHRRRDGTEVPVEVVLQFVAAEEGPGRFISVARDITERQRAETALRLASDAKDAFLAAASHELRTPLAAAKGHAHLALLKLGGETEAGPGKSLKIINRQIDRMAKLVEDLLDISRLQAGRLSLELETFDLGQLVQETRDRMAVLSQGHEIQVEAPEHLEGTWDRGRLDQVLTNLLSNAIRYSPEGGAVLVRLSREGKEGVHLSVKDSGVGIPKDKQALIFERFGRAHGSKYGGLGLGLTISQGIVEQHGGRIWVESPGVPGQGSTFNVWLPRETEPSSVSVHHAHGTRTAS; encoded by the coding sequence ATGACGCCTAGCGAACACAACTCCGCCGAACGCCCCCTGGAAGGGGCCAGCCGTCCTCGGGCCAGCATCCTGATGGTGGACGACCACCCGTCCAACCTGCTGGCGCTGGAGGCCATCCTCGAGCCGCTGGGGCAGGAGCTGGTCAAGGCGACCAGCGGCGAGGAAGCGCTCAAGTTCCTGCTCCAGCGGGACTTTGCCGTCATCCTGATGGACGTGCAGATGCCGGGCCTGGATGGCTTCCAGACGGCCACGCTCATCAAGCAGCGCGAGCGCACGCGCACCATCCCCATCATCTTCCTCACCGCGCTCAGCCGCGACGCGGCCCACATCTTCAAGGGCTATGCGCACGGCGCGGTGGACTACCTGCTCAAGCCGTTCGACCCTGAAATCCTCCGCTCGAAGGTCAGCGTCTTCGTGGATTTGTTCCTCAAGGAACAACAAATCCAGCGGCAGGCGGCGCTCCTGCGGCAGAGGGACAGGGAGGCGCTGGAGCGACAGAGCGAGCTGCGCTACCGGCGGCTCACGGAGTCGCTGCCGGAGATGATGTGGGCGGCGCGCGCGGACGGCTCGTTCACCTACGCGAACCGGGCGGGGCGCGACTACACGGGCATCCACGAGGAGCAGCCGCTGTCGCTGTCCACGTTCCTGGAGTTCGTGCACCCGGTGGACCGGGAGGAGATGCGCGTGGCGTGGGAGCTGGCGGTGCGCTCCAGCCAGCGCGTGGAGCGCGAGTTCCGCCTGCGCCGGTTCGACGGGGTGTATCGCTGGCACCTGGCGCGCGCGGTGCCGGAGCGCGACGAGACGGGCCACGTGGTGGGGTGGATTGCCATCGCCACGGACATCGACGACAAGCGCCGCGCGGAGGAGGCGCTGGGCCGCTTCAAGATGACGCTGGACGCGACGCTGGACTGCGTCCTGATGTTCTCCCCGGACTCGCTCACGCTGACGTACGCCAACGCGGGCGCGGCGAAGCAGCTGGCCAGCAGCACGGATGAGCTGGTGGGGCTGTCGGTGCTGGAGGTGGAGAGCGCCTTCGACGAGGCGGGCTTCCGCAAGCTGCTCGCGCCGCTGGTGAGCGGCACGCTGCCCAGCCAGACGTACTCGACGACGCACCGGCGCCGGGACGGCACCGAGGTGCCCGTGGAGGTGGTGCTCCAGTTCGTGGCGGCGGAGGAGGGACCCGGGCGGTTCATCTCCGTGGCGCGCGACATCACCGAGCGCCAGCGCGCGGAGACGGCGCTGCGGCTGGCCAGCGACGCGAAGGATGCGTTCCTCGCGGCGGCGAGCCACGAGCTGCGCACGCCGCTGGCGGCGGCCAAGGGCCACGCGCACCTGGCGCTCCTGAAGCTGGGCGGCGAGACGGAGGCGGGCCCGGGCAAGTCGCTGAAGATCATCAACCGGCAGATCGACCGGATGGCCAAGCTGGTGGAGGACCTGCTGGACATCAGCCGGCTGCAGGCGGGCCGGCTGTCGCTGGAGCTGGAGACCTTCGACCTGGGCCAGTTGGTGCAGGAGACGCGAGACCGGATGGCGGTGCTGTCACAGGGGCACGAAATCCAGGTGGAGGCACCGGAGCACCTGGAGGGGACGTGGGACCGGGGACGGCTGGACCAGGTGCTGACGAATCTCCTGTCCAACGCCATCCGCTACTCCCCCGAGGGTGGAGCGGTGCTGGTGCGCCTGAGCCGCGAGGGGAAGGAAGGCGTGCACCTGTCCGTGAAGGACAGCGGCGTGGGGATTCCCAAGGACAAGCAGGCCCTCATCTTCGAGCGCTTCGGCCGCGCGCACGGCAGCAAGTACGGCGGGCTGGGCCTGGGGCTCACCATCAGCCAGGGCATCGTCGAGCAGCACGGCGGCCGCATCTGGGTGGAGTCCCCCGGCGTGCCGGGGCAGGGCTCCACGTTCAACGTGTGGCTGCCCCGGGAGACGGAGCCCTCCAGCGTCAGCGTGCACCACGCGCACGGCACCCGCACCGCGAGCTGA
- a CDS encoding HAMP domain-containing protein encodes MDDTKVSSHPSANGRKRATPRKSRGEQTPSTRASGAPSEPPAATRRAESRREAKPGNGSGDGPRGPRASAISARIRGEDPMDTLLAALRAVQGGDFAVRLPDFPSLPVMDDISRAFNAVVSLNSVMTQETVRVARVVGREGRMGERVSLGDARGDWATSINSINALIGDLVQPTTEVARVLVAVAEGDLTQKMALEIDGQPVKGEFLRIGTTVNAMVDQLNSFAAEVTRVAREVGSDGKLGGQADVKGVSGVWKDLTDNVNLMANNLTAQVRNIAEVSTAVANGDLSKKITVDARGEVLELKSTINTMVDQLNGFASEVTRVAREVGTEGKLGGQAAVPGVSGTWKDLTDNVNFMASNLTTQVRGIVKVVTAVANGDLTQKLMVPSQGEIAALGATLNNMTDTLNVFAQQVTSVARTVGVEGKLGAQAQVPGAAGTWKDLTDNVNLMANNLTAQVRNIADVTTAVAKGDLSKKITVDVRGEVLELKDTINTMVDQLRAFASEVTRVAREVGTDGKLGGQADVKGVAGVWKDLTDNVNSMASNLTTQVRNIALVTTSVANGDLSKKITVDARGEILELKNTINTMVDQLNSFASEVTRVAREVGTHGKLGGQAEVKGVSGTWKDLTDNVNVMASNLTTQVRGIAKVVTAVANGDLTQRLKMEAKGEVAELADTINAMTQTLSIFAQQVTDVARTVGVEGKLGAQAVVPGVAGTWKDLTNNVNLLANNLTDQVRNIAEVTTAVANGDLSKKITVDAKGEVLELKSTINTMVDQLRGFAAEVTRVAKEVGTDGKLGGQAEVRGVSGVWKDLTDNVNFMASNLTSQVRGIVRVVTAVANGDLTQKLVMDAKGEIAALAETINAMTQTLSIFAQQVTDVARTVGVEGKLGAQAEVPGVAGTWKDLTNNVNLLANNLTAQVRNIAEVTTAVANGDLSKKITVDAKGEVLELKSTINTMVDQLRGFASEVTRVAKEVGTEGKLGGQAEVRGVSGVWKDLTDNVNVLAGNLTDQVRNIAKVTTAVANGDLSQKITVSVKGEVLELKNTINTMVDQLRGFASEVTRVAKEVGTEGKLGGQAAVPGVAGVWKDLTDNVNVLADNLTDQVRNIAKVTTAVANGDLSQKISVEARGEILELKDTINTMVDQLRAFAAEVTRVAKEVGTDGKLGGQAAVPGVAGTWKDLTDNVNSMASNLTAQVRNIALVTTAVANGDLSKKITVDAKGEILELKDTINIMVDQLNSFASEVTRVAREVGTEGKLGGQAEVRGVSGVWKDLTDNVNFMARNLTTQVRGIVKVVTAVANGDLRQKLVVEAKGEVAALAETINNMTDTLGTFAEQVSTVAREVGVEGKLGGQARVPGVAGTWKDLTDNVNFMASNLTTQVRGIVRVVTAVANGDLTQKLIVDAKGEVAALADTINNMTDTLGTFAEQVSTVAREVGIEGKLGGQARVPGARGTWRQLTDNVNQLAGTLTSQLRAISDVATAVTKGDLTRSITVVAEGEVAALKDNINQMIVNLRETTQKNQEQDWLKTNLAKFSGMMQGQKSLDAVSRLIMSELTPLVSAHHGAFFLLDTDGGTPVLKLTSTYAYRERKHIANRFRMGEGLVGQCALERKTILLTHVPADYITISSGLGESAPLNIIVLPVLFEGEVKAIIELASFHTFSAIHQIFLDQLTESIGVVLNMITANMRTEQLLQQSQGLTQELQSQSKELTQQQDALKRSNTELEEKAKLLEEQNRRVEEKNNEVERARVSLEEKAEQLTVISRYKSEFLANMSHELRTPLNSLLILAKLLSDNKDGNLSTKQVEYANTIYASGGDLLTLINEILDLSKVEAGKMQVEPRDIVLTELNQFIDRGFRPVAEQKGLAFTVEVAPGTPYSIRTDPQRLQQVLKNLLSNAFKFTDEGSVRMTVKLADPGTKLEHEVLKRSRHVIAFSVVDTGIGIAKDKQRLIFEAFQQADGSTARKYGGTGLGLSISREIAKLLGGEIHVYSEPRKGSVFTLYLPPEYVAPDDDAPVLPSPLPPLSSSPSETPASTPTPPPVPMGPSPSESGHVLDAALPPPMESLLPPLAVEDDREHIREGDRVLLIIEDDLKFARIMVQLAREKGFKALVATRGDTGLSMANEFQPHAVTLDIQLPVVDGWSVLDRLKRNVRTRHIPVHIISVMDKHLGNAQGAFGYLTKPVSKEGLERVFSQLAKFLERTERRLLLVEDDDVQRSSLVSLLADGGDVQVTAVATGQEVLQKLEEGEYDCLVIDLLLPDMDGIKLVEEVKTQQRFRDLPIVIYTGKELTAKDEVRLRRYTGSVILKSGTKSPEQLLSDTALFLHRLDQNLPPRARAALAQRSEQAAELVGKKVLVVDDDMRNIFALTSVLENHGMQVVFAENGRAAIETLEHHRDVDVVLMDVMMPEMDGYETMRAIRKDARYASLPIIAVTAKALKDDREKCMAAGASDYLPKPVDTDKLLELIRLWVAA; translated from the coding sequence GTGGACGACACCAAGGTTTCCAGCCACCCCTCGGCGAATGGACGGAAGCGAGCCACGCCGCGCAAGTCCCGGGGTGAGCAGACACCCAGCACGCGTGCGTCCGGCGCGCCGAGTGAGCCCCCCGCCGCGACCCGCCGTGCCGAGTCCCGGCGTGAGGCGAAGCCAGGGAACGGCTCGGGTGACGGTCCGCGAGGCCCCCGAGCCTCCGCCATCAGCGCTCGCATCCGGGGCGAGGACCCCATGGACACGTTGCTCGCGGCCTTGCGGGCCGTGCAGGGCGGCGACTTCGCGGTGCGCCTGCCGGACTTCCCGTCACTGCCGGTGATGGACGACATCTCGCGGGCCTTCAACGCGGTGGTGTCGCTCAACTCGGTCATGACGCAGGAGACGGTGCGGGTGGCGCGCGTGGTGGGGCGTGAGGGCCGCATGGGCGAGCGCGTGTCGCTGGGGGATGCGCGCGGCGACTGGGCCACGAGCATCAACTCCATCAACGCGCTCATCGGCGACCTGGTGCAGCCGACGACGGAGGTCGCCCGCGTGCTGGTGGCCGTGGCCGAAGGTGACCTCACGCAGAAGATGGCCCTCGAAATCGACGGCCAGCCGGTGAAGGGCGAGTTCCTGCGCATCGGCACCACCGTGAACGCGATGGTGGACCAGCTCAACTCGTTCGCCGCCGAGGTGACGCGCGTCGCGCGCGAGGTGGGCAGCGACGGCAAGCTGGGCGGACAGGCCGACGTGAAGGGCGTGTCCGGCGTGTGGAAGGACCTCACGGACAACGTGAACCTGATGGCCAACAACCTCACGGCCCAGGTGCGCAACATCGCCGAGGTGTCCACCGCCGTCGCGAACGGCGACCTGTCGAAGAAGATCACGGTGGACGCGCGCGGCGAGGTGCTGGAGCTCAAGAGCACCATCAACACGATGGTGGACCAGCTCAACGGCTTCGCGTCGGAGGTGACGCGCGTGGCGCGCGAGGTGGGCACGGAAGGAAAGCTGGGCGGTCAGGCCGCGGTGCCGGGAGTCTCGGGGACGTGGAAGGACCTCACGGACAACGTGAACTTCATGGCCTCCAACCTGACGACGCAGGTGCGAGGCATCGTCAAGGTCGTCACGGCCGTCGCCAACGGAGACCTCACCCAGAAGCTGATGGTGCCGTCGCAGGGTGAAATCGCCGCGCTGGGCGCGACGCTCAACAACATGACGGACACGCTCAACGTCTTCGCGCAGCAGGTGACGAGCGTGGCGCGCACGGTGGGCGTCGAGGGCAAGCTGGGAGCGCAGGCCCAGGTGCCCGGCGCCGCGGGCACGTGGAAGGACCTCACGGACAACGTGAACCTGATGGCCAACAACCTCACGGCCCAGGTGCGCAACATCGCGGACGTGACGACGGCCGTCGCCAAGGGTGACCTGTCGAAGAAGATCACCGTGGACGTCCGCGGCGAGGTGTTGGAGCTCAAGGACACCATCAACACGATGGTGGATCAGCTCCGCGCCTTCGCGTCCGAGGTGACGCGTGTCGCGCGCGAGGTGGGCACCGACGGCAAGCTGGGCGGTCAGGCCGATGTGAAGGGCGTGGCCGGCGTGTGGAAGGACCTCACGGACAACGTGAACAGCATGGCCTCGAATCTCACCACGCAGGTGCGGAACATCGCCCTGGTGACGACGTCGGTGGCCAACGGTGACTTGTCGAAGAAGATCACCGTGGATGCGCGCGGCGAGATTCTCGAGCTGAAGAACACCATCAACACGATGGTGGACCAGCTCAACTCGTTCGCTTCCGAGGTGACGCGCGTCGCGCGCGAGGTCGGCACCCACGGCAAGCTGGGCGGACAGGCCGAGGTGAAGGGGGTCTCCGGGACGTGGAAGGACCTCACGGACAACGTGAACGTGATGGCCTCCAACCTGACGACGCAGGTGCGAGGCATCGCCAAGGTCGTGACGGCCGTCGCGAATGGAGACCTGACGCAGCGCCTGAAGATGGAGGCCAAGGGCGAGGTCGCCGAGCTGGCCGACACCATCAACGCGATGACGCAGACGCTGTCCATCTTCGCGCAGCAGGTGACGGACGTGGCGCGCACGGTGGGCGTGGAAGGGAAGCTGGGCGCCCAGGCCGTGGTGCCGGGCGTCGCGGGCACGTGGAAGGACCTCACGAACAACGTGAACCTGCTCGCGAACAACCTCACCGACCAGGTCCGCAACATCGCCGAGGTGACGACGGCCGTCGCGAACGGAGACCTGTCGAAGAAAATCACGGTCGACGCCAAGGGCGAGGTGCTGGAGCTCAAGAGCACCATCAACACGATGGTGGACCAGCTCCGAGGCTTCGCCGCCGAGGTGACGCGCGTCGCGAAGGAGGTCGGCACCGACGGGAAGCTGGGGGGCCAAGCCGAGGTGCGCGGCGTGTCCGGCGTGTGGAAGGACCTCACGGACAACGTGAACTTCATGGCCTCCAACCTCACCAGCCAGGTGCGCGGCATCGTCCGCGTGGTGACGGCGGTGGCCAACGGCGACCTCACCCAGAAGCTGGTGATGGACGCGAAGGGCGAAATCGCCGCGCTCGCGGAGACCATCAACGCGATGACGCAGACCTTGTCCATCTTCGCGCAGCAGGTGACGGACGTGGCGCGCACGGTGGGCGTGGAAGGAAAGCTGGGCGCCCAGGCGGAGGTGCCGGGTGTCGCGGGCACGTGGAAGGACCTCACGAACAACGTGAACCTGCTCGCGAACAACCTCACCGCGCAGGTGCGTAACATCGCCGAGGTGACGACGGCGGTCGCGAACGGAGACCTGTCGAAGAAGATCACCGTCGACGCCAAGGGCGAGGTGCTGGAGCTCAAGAGCACCATCAACACGATGGTGGACCAGCTCCGAGGCTTCGCGTCGGAAGTGACGCGCGTCGCGAAGGAGGTCGGCACCGAGGGCAAGCTGGGGGGCCAGGCCGAGGTGCGCGGGGTGTCCGGCGTGTGGAAGGACCTCACGGACAACGTGAACGTCCTCGCCGGAAACCTCACGGACCAGGTGCGAAACATCGCCAAGGTGACGACGGCCGTCGCGAACGGAGACCTGTCGCAGAAGATCACCGTCTCCGTGAAGGGCGAGGTGCTGGAGCTCAAGAACACCATCAACACGATGGTGGACCAGCTCCGAGGCTTCGCTTCGGAAGTGACGCGCGTCGCGAAGGAGGTCGGCACCGAGGGCAAGCTGGGTGGCCAGGCCGCGGTGCCCGGTGTCGCGGGCGTGTGGAAGGACCTCACCGACAACGTGAACGTCCTCGCCGACAACCTCACGGACCAGGTGCGCAACATCGCGAAGGTGACGACGGCCGTCGCGAACGGAGACCTGTCGCAGAAGATCTCCGTCGAGGCCCGAGGCGAAATCCTGGAGCTCAAGGACACCATCAACACGATGGTGGACCAGCTCCGCGCCTTCGCCGCCGAGGTGACGCGCGTCGCGAAGGAGGTGGGCACGGATGGAAAGCTGGGCGGTCAGGCCGCGGTGCCGGGAGTGGCCGGCACGTGGAAGGACCTCACGGACAACGTGAACAGCATGGCCTCCAACCTCACCGCGCAGGTGCGCAACATCGCGCTGGTGACCACGGCCGTCGCCAATGGTGACTTGTCGAAGAAGATCACCGTCGACGCCAAGGGCGAAATCCTGGAGCTGAAGGACACCATCAACATCATGGTGGACCAGCTCAACTCGTTCGCCTCCGAGGTGACGCGCGTCGCGCGCGAGGTCGGCACCGAGGGCAAGCTGGGAGGCCAGGCCGAGGTGCGCGGCGTGTCCGGCGTGTGGAAGGACCTCACGGACAACGTGAACTTCATGGCCCGCAACCTGACGACGCAGGTGCGCGGCATCGTCAAGGTCGTGACGGCGGTCGCCAACGGGGACCTGCGACAGAAGCTCGTCGTGGAGGCCAAGGGCGAGGTCGCCGCGCTCGCGGAGACCATCAACAACATGACGGACACGCTGGGCACCTTCGCCGAGCAGGTGTCCACCGTCGCCCGCGAGGTGGGCGTCGAGGGGAAGCTGGGCGGACAGGCCCGCGTGCCCGGGGTGGCGGGCACGTGGAAGGACCTCACGGACAACGTGAACTTCATGGCCTCCAACCTCACCACGCAGGTGCGCGGCATCGTCCGCGTGGTGACGGCGGTGGCCAACGGCGACCTCACCCAGAAGCTCATCGTCGACGCGAAGGGCGAAGTCGCCGCGCTCGCCGACACCATCAACAACATGACGGACACGCTGGGCACCTTCGCCGAGCAGGTGTCCACCGTGGCCCGCGAAGTCGGCATCGAAGGGAAGCTGGGCGGCCAGGCGCGTGTGCCGGGTGCTCGCGGCACGTGGCGGCAGCTCACCGACAACGTGAACCAGCTCGCCGGAACGCTGACGAGCCAGCTGCGCGCCATCTCCGACGTGGCCACCGCGGTGACGAAGGGGGACCTGACCCGCAGCATCACCGTCGTCGCGGAGGGCGAGGTCGCCGCGCTGAAGGACAACATCAACCAGATGATCGTCAACCTGCGTGAGACGACGCAGAAGAACCAGGAGCAGGACTGGCTCAAGACGAACCTGGCGAAGTTCAGCGGGATGATGCAGGGCCAGAAGAGCCTGGACGCCGTCAGCCGCCTCATCATGAGCGAGCTGACGCCGCTGGTCTCCGCGCACCACGGCGCCTTCTTCCTGCTGGACACCGACGGCGGCACGCCGGTGCTCAAGCTGACCAGCACCTACGCGTACCGGGAGCGCAAGCACATCGCCAACCGGTTCCGCATGGGCGAGGGCCTGGTGGGGCAGTGCGCGCTGGAGCGCAAGACCATCCTGCTCACCCACGTGCCCGCGGACTACATCACCATCTCCTCCGGCCTGGGGGAGTCCGCGCCGCTCAACATCATCGTCCTGCCCGTGCTCTTCGAGGGCGAGGTCAAGGCCATCATCGAGCTGGCCTCGTTCCACACCTTCAGCGCCATCCATCAAATCTTCCTGGACCAGCTCACCGAGAGCATCGGCGTGGTCCTGAACATGATTACGGCGAACATGCGCACCGAGCAGCTCCTGCAGCAGTCGCAGGGGCTCACCCAGGAGCTGCAGAGCCAGTCCAAGGAGCTCACCCAGCAGCAGGACGCGCTCAAGCGCAGCAACACCGAGCTGGAGGAGAAGGCCAAGCTCCTGGAGGAGCAGAACCGCCGCGTCGAGGAGAAGAACAACGAGGTGGAGCGCGCCCGCGTCAGCCTGGAGGAGAAGGCCGAGCAGCTCACCGTCATCTCCCGCTACAAGAGCGAGTTCCTGGCCAACATGAGCCACGAGCTGCGCACGCCGCTCAACAGCCTGCTCATCCTCGCCAAGCTCCTGTCGGACAACAAGGACGGCAACCTCAGCACCAAGCAGGTGGAGTACGCGAACACCATCTATGCCTCCGGCGGAGACCTGCTCACCCTCATCAACGAAATCCTGGACCTCTCCAAGGTGGAGGCCGGGAAGATGCAGGTGGAGCCTCGGGACATCGTCCTCACGGAGCTCAACCAGTTCATCGACCGGGGCTTCCGTCCCGTGGCGGAGCAGAAGGGCCTGGCCTTCACCGTGGAGGTGGCGCCGGGCACGCCGTACTCCATCCGCACGGACCCGCAGCGGCTGCAGCAGGTGCTCAAGAACCTCCTGTCCAACGCCTTCAAGTTCACGGACGAGGGCAGCGTGCGGATGACGGTGAAGCTGGCCGACCCGGGCACGAAGCTGGAGCACGAGGTGCTCAAGCGCTCGCGCCACGTCATCGCCTTCTCGGTGGTGGACACGGGCATCGGCATCGCCAAGGACAAGCAGCGCCTCATCTTCGAGGCGTTCCAGCAGGCCGACGGCTCCACCGCGCGCAAGTACGGCGGCACCGGCCTGGGCCTGTCCATCAGCCGGGAGATCGCCAAGCTCCTGGGCGGCGAAATCCACGTCTACAGCGAGCCGCGCAAGGGCAGCGTCTTCACCCTCTACCTGCCGCCCGAGTACGTGGCCCCCGACGACGACGCCCCGGTGCTGCCGTCTCCGCTGCCGCCCCTGTCCTCGTCGCCCTCGGAGACTCCGGCCTCCACGCCGACGCCTCCGCCCGTGCCGATGGGACCGTCGCCGTCGGAGAGCGGCCACGTGCTGGACGCGGCGCTGCCTCCGCCCATGGAGTCACTGCTCCCGCCGCTCGCGGTGGAGGATGACCGCGAGCACATCCGGGAGGGCGACCGCGTCCTGCTCATCATCGAGGACGACCTGAAGTTCGCCCGCATCATGGTGCAGCTCGCGCGCGAGAAGGGCTTCAAGGCCCTGGTCGCCACGCGCGGGGACACCGGCCTGTCCATGGCGAATGAGTTCCAGCCGCACGCGGTGACGCTCGACATCCAGCTGCCCGTGGTGGACGGTTGGAGCGTGCTGGACCGCCTCAAGCGCAACGTGCGCACGCGCCACATCCCGGTGCACATCATCAGCGTGATGGACAAGCACCTGGGCAACGCGCAGGGCGCCTTCGGCTACCTCACCAAGCCCGTGAGCAAGGAGGGCCTGGAGCGCGTCTTCAGCCAGCTGGCGAAGTTCCTGGAGCGCACGGAGCGCCGCCTGCTGCTGGTGGAGGACGACGACGTCCAGCGCTCCAGCCTGGTCAGCCTGCTGGCGGACGGCGGCGACGTGCAGGTGACGGCCGTGGCCACCGGCCAGGAGGTCCTCCAGAAGCTGGAGGAGGGCGAGTACGACTGCCTGGTCATCGACCTGCTGCTGCCGGACATGGACGGCATCAAGCTGGTGGAGGAGGTCAAGACCCAGCAGCGGTTCAGGGACCTCCCCATCGTCATCTACACGGGGAAGGAGCTGACCGCGAAGGACGAGGTGCGCCTCAGGCGCTACACCGGCAGCGTCATCCTCAAGAGCGGAACGAAGAGCCCCGAACAGTTGCTGAGCGACACCGCGCTGTTCCTGCACCGGCTGGACCAGAACCTGCCGCCCCGTGCTCGGGCGGCCCTGGCCCAGCGGAGCGAGCAGGCGGCGGAGCTGGTGGGCAAGAAGGTGCTCGTCGTGGATGACGACATGCGCAACATCTTTGCCCTCACCAGCGTGTTGGAGAATCACGGCATGCAGGTGGTGTTCGCGGAGAACGGGCGGGCGGCCATCGAGACGCTCGAACACCACCGTGACGTGGATGTGGTGTTGATGGACGTGATGATGCCGGAGATGGACGGCTATGAGACCATGCGGGCCATCCGGAAGGACGCCCGGTATGCGAGCCTGCCCATCATCGCCGTGACGGCGAAGGCCCTGAAGGACGACCGGGAGAAGTGCATGGCCGCGGGAGCCAGTGACTACCTGCCGAAGCCCGTGGATACGGACAAGCTTTTGGAACTCATCCGTCTCTGGGTGGCGGCCTGA